In Drosophila yakuba strain Tai18E2 chromosome X, Prin_Dyak_Tai18E2_2.1, whole genome shotgun sequence, a single genomic region encodes these proteins:
- the LOC6524523 gene encoding casein kinase I, giving the protein MDKMRILKESRPEIIVGGKYRVIRKIGSGSFGDIYLGMSIQSGEEVAIKMESAHARHPQLLYEAKLYRILSGGVGFPRIRHHGKEKNFNTLVMDLLGPSLEDLFNFCTRHFTIKTVLMLVDQMIGRLEYIHLKCFIHRDIKPDNFLMGIGRHCNKLFLIDFGLAKKFRDPHTRHHIVYREDKNLTGTARYASINAHLGIEQSRRDDMESLGYVMMYFNRGVLPWQGMKANTKQQKYEKISEKKMSTPIEVLCKGSPAEFSMYLNYCRSLRFEEQPDYMYLRQLFRILFRTLNHQYDYIYDWTMLKQKTHQGQPNPAILLEQLDKDKEKQNGKPLIAD; this is encoded by the exons ATGGACAAGATGAGGATATTGAAGGAAAGTCGCCCCGAGATAATCGTCGGTGGCAAATATAGAGTGATCAGGAAGATTG GCAGCGGATCGTTTGGCGACATATATCTGGGCATGAGCATCCAGAGCGGCGAGGAGGTGGCCATCAAGATGGAGAGCGCCCACGCCCGCCATCCGCAGCTGTTGTACGAGGCCAAGCTGTACCGCATCCTTAGCGGCGGCGTGGGATTCCCACGCATACGTCACCATGGCAAGGAGAAGAACTTCAATACCCTGGTCATGGATCTGCTGGGACCCTCGCTGGAGGATCTATTCAACTTTTGTACGCGCCATTTCACGATCAAAACGGTGCTGATGCTGGTCGACCAGATGATCGGACGCTTGGAGTACATCCATCTCAAGTGCTTCATCCATCGCGACATCAAGCCGGACAACTTTCTCATGGGCATCGGTCGGCACTGCAACAAGCTCTTCCTAATCGATTTCGGACTGGCCAAGAAGTTCCGCGATCCGCACACGCGTCATCACATCGTCTACCGCGAGGACAAGAACCTCACCGGCACCGCCCGCTATGCCTCGATCAACGCCCATCTGGGCATCGAGCAGTCGCGGCGTGACGACATGGAATCGCTTGGATACGTGATGATGTACTTCAATCGCGGCGTACTGCCCTGGCAAGGCATGAAGGCCAACACCAAGCAGCAGAAGTACGAGAAGATCTCCGAAAAGAAGATGTCCACGCCCATCGAGGTCCTCTGCAAGGGCTCGCCGGCCGAGTTCTCCATGTATCTGAACTATTGTCGTAGCCTGCGCTTCGAGGAGCAGCCAGACTACATGTACCTACGTCAATTGTTCCG CATACTGTTCAGGACGCTGAACCATCAATATGACTACATCTACGACTGGACAATGCTGAAGCAGAAGACCCACCAGGGTCAACCCAATCCAGCTATACTCTTGGAGCAAttggacaaggacaaggagaaGCAGAACGGCAAGCCCCTGATCGCGGACTAA
- the LOC6524524 gene encoding protein TIS11, protein MSADILQKSREQDESHYFERGDISKYVTMNDHLGDLDRIQREVRKEIRMLLVHGVNSDQQQHQQQQQQQQPHRLHGALTRTISQPAQLIQQQQQQQQQQQQQQQQQPPVSSLVTITENLGNMNLHRKLERTQSEPLPPQQPMNTSRYKTELCRPFEEAGECKYGEKCQFAHGSHELRNVHRHPKYKTEYCRTFHSVGFCPYGPRCHFVHNADEARAQQAAQQAAAQASKSSPQSQSQSQSQQSPKSNQSSNQSSNSSTSSSGGGNNHNNNNNNNSSQFYLPLSPPLSMSTGSDRESPTGSLSLSPTNSLTSFPFHDALPLQHGYLASNGATSNSSASSTSSASGLGLGMSMGMGQGMIIGQGLGMGHHGPATPPESPNVPISPVHTPPPYDVVVSGSGAGNNAIGSSKQLLQKSVSTPMQQEDTPRLPVFNRLSSGVEAYQQQSNLGL, encoded by the exons ATGTCTGCTGATATTCTGCAGAAATCAAGAGAGCAGGATGAATCGCATTACTTCGAGCGTGGCGATATATCCAAATACGTAACG ATGAACGATCACTTGGGTGATTTGGATCGCATACAACGCGAGGTGCGCAAGGAAATAAGGATGCTCCTCGTCCACGGCGTCAACTcggatcagcagcagcaccagcagcaacagcagcagcagcagccacatcgcCTCCATGGCGCCCTCACACGCACCATTTCACAGCCGGCCCAGctcatccagcagcagcagcaacaacagcagcaacagcagcagcagcagcagcagcagccacctgTGTCCAGTCTGGTGACCATCACCGAGAACCTGGGCAACATGAACCTGCACCGGAAGCTGGAGCGCACCCAGTCGGAGCCACTGCCGCCACAGCAGCCGATGAACACATCCAG ATACAAGACCGAGCTGTGCCGTCCGTTCGAGGAGGCCGGAGAATGCAAGTACGGCGAGAAGTGCCAGTTCGCCCATGGAAGCCACGAGTTGCGCAACGTGCACCGTCATCCCAAATACAAGACGGAGTACTGCCGCACCTTCCACAGCGTGGGCTTCTGTCCCTACGGACCGCGCTGTCACTTTGTCCACAATGCGGACGAGGCCCGCGCCCAACAGGCCGCCCAGCAGGCGGCGGCCCAGGCATCCAAGTCCTCACcccagtcgcagtcgcagtcgcagtcacaGCAGTCGCCGAAGAGCAACCAGAGCAGCAATCAGAGTAGCAACAgtagcaccagcagcagcggcggcggcaacaaccataacaacaacaacaacaacaatagtagCCAGTTCTATCTGCCGCTAAGCCCACCGCTGAGCATGAGCACAGGATCGGACCGTGAATCGCCCACCGGATCACTGTCGCTCAGCCCCACCAACTCGCTGACCAGCTTCCCGTTCCACGATGCCCTGCCGCTGCAGCACGGCTATTTGGCCTCGAATGGCGCCACAAGCAACAGTTCCGCCTCGTCCACATCGTCGGCGTCTGGACTGGGTCTGGGCATGAGCATGGGCATGGGCCAGGGCATGATCATCGGTCAGGGTTTGGGAATGGGTCATCATGGACCGGCCACACCGCCGGAGAGCCCCAATGTGCCCATTTCGCCAGTGCACACACCGCCGCCATACGATGTGGTGGTCAGTGGATCTGGAGCGGGCAACAATGCCATCGGCAGCAgcaagcagctgctgcagaagAGCGTCAGCACACCGATGCAGCAGGAGGATACGCCCAGGCTGCCGGTATTCAATCGTCTCAGCTCCGGAGTGGAGGCCTACCAGCAGCAGTCCAACTTGGGACTCTAA